The genomic segment GATATACGCTGATAAAAATACCTGGCCAAAAGTAATGGAAATGAAGATCCCATCTGGTTTCAAAACCCGGTGAACTCCATCGAGAGTTGCCATGACTTTGCTAACAGTTTCAGGACGGGGATTCCATGGATCACCAGCATCCACAAAGAGTACATCCTTCacaaaatcaattacaaaaaaacagagagcaaTTCATGAGATTTCTCTCGTCAAAATCCAAGATCATATACACTTTGAAACCACGTTCACGGATCCTAAGTCCTAACAAACAATGGATGAAAAGGAAATTTGAGCAGGTTTTTACCATGGTCCCTTTCTCAATAACCACATCAAAAGACTCGCTGTTAAATGGGAGGTCTAGCATGTCAGCTTGCACCACTTTTATCTCTGAATATAGAAAAGTCTCAAGTCAAAATATTAAACACGTCGAGAGTAAGATCAAATGAACTTTTACTTTCTAGGAGCAAAACAAAGCAGCAGAGACTAATGAAATTCTCAGTTTTACTGTCAAAACTTTTACAAAGACTTAAAGTATGCCAATTGCCAACTATAGTAGTACTTGGTTACGTTTATGCCTATGTGaattaatcaaaacaaattataatcaaaGCAAAGTACCTTTGTAACCTTTTGATAGCAACCGATCCAGCATCTTCTCTACCGCAACAGAACATAAATCAATGCAGGTAATATCAACAATCTTATCTTTATACAACTCTTCACACAACTGAGAGTTCCCACATCCTAATTCCAAAACCTTCATTACAATTCACAACAACAAGGGCATActcaaaatcacatttttttttgggaattataAACTGAACTACTGAATCTATGGGTCTGGACAACCATGAAGTCAAGAAGgttaacaaaaaagagagatagagtCAGAGATGGTATGTGTACGGAAGAAGAGGTTTTGATGTTGGATTTGATGAGATGCTGGAAATGAGAGTAGTCCTTGAACCATTCGTAGTGTTCCTCAGAAGAGAACCTCTCGTCCCTGCAATTTTCAAGACATTCAGgaacacaagaaaagaaagagggaTAGAGATTGTTCGACTTCTAGGTGAATGCAATACCAGTAGTGAGGGTCGAGGTAGGTCAGAGCAGAAGGAGGACCGACGGAATTAGGATCCGAATTATGAGTGTCGGATCTATTCTCCATAGATGGGGACTTGGTTGATTGAATTCTCCTTATGAGCTACTCAGGCATAAACCCTTAACCCCTTTCATCACTAATCACTATATCAAttggaaaataacaaaacagaaaaaacaattGTGTTAACTAACTTGCTTAAAATCTATGGTCTTGAGTCAATTGACATTTGGATCTTTTGCataaaaactttttattaaaaaaggcTTAAAGTTCAAGGGGCTTATATATGGGCCTACTATGtaactaaaaattatttaacagttatgaaagaagaatagaaaacaaatagattgaagaa from the Camelina sativa cultivar DH55 chromosome 12, Cs, whole genome shotgun sequence genome contains:
- the LOC104729790 gene encoding methyltransferase-like protein 13; translation: MENRSDTHNSDPNSVGPPSALTYLDPHYWDERFSSEEHYEWFKDYSHFQHLIKSNIKTSSSVLELGCGNSQLCEELYKDKIVDITCIDLCSVAVEKMLDRLLSKGYKEIKVVQADMLDLPFNSESFDVVIEKGTMDVLFVDAGDPWNPRPETVSKVMATLDGVHRVLKPDGIFISITFGQPHFRRPLFKDPKYSWSMEYNTFGDGFHYFFYILRKGKRCNDEKENEKCKDPSISLYQDELEGEDYLFRTRFDDDED